A genomic stretch from Microplitis mediator isolate UGA2020A chromosome 10, iyMicMedi2.1, whole genome shotgun sequence includes:
- the LOC130675863 gene encoding kinesin-related protein 4: MSDNIKVAIKVRPLIKREKDDRLAEQWITENNCIQQIDPESNRRADARFHFDYIFGTKASNQDVFDQTVKPIVEAAMNGFNGTIFAYGQTGSGKTYTMMGNKEEPGVIPLTVNYIFNYIHNDSTRKYLLQVSYIEIYNEKINDLLDKNKQDLKVKEDFQGRINVDCKEEVINSPECVLHAMRKGEKARRIGETNMNERSSRSHTIFRFTIESCRVDDPDGATTEAQLNLIDLAGSERARQTGATGERFNEGKHINLSLSALALVIKQLSEPGTSFINYRDSKLTRILQPSLGGNALTTIICAVTPAAIDETQCTLDFAVRAKGIKNKPRVNETVSEKALLKRMMKHQAMLEAELESAQTKLAENEKAFLLQRIELLSRAIVSKPMTEEQKNKDRRRRTWAPGNSMRSFTNKSLDFGLPTITEFSSNSHQMSHGIHDQSINHIDLNNQSFHTIYPDFELQLIKDQNEKNRFSTVSDDGEVLPTVTIRDQNFEDDDKTPEPSPEKKCECIRSPSTPKVELRQRLEMLKSEYHTLREFSTLEKQLFQEDGLAAMTQSKYERELEFVKKSLQDTEQVCMDLRKNYSELQSEHAILSKDHQRVQQECQLLREEKKSLETLRDNYPSVEAEKNEYKNKMNEALRKLKILEDEANSNAYELELLKIKHKKREKELEESLNLAWKDFIDPSEKQKLTDVVYLQSVVNDLTAKLEGQLPSSPAISANDELTSRLMEMESQLQRSAEEKQNLADQLEEFSRQLTELSEAKIISGNEQDSLIADYEKRIQEHLECIARLEGTIASKAAENEDLVSKNYELTCKLTEAMEKIKNNENAIDEMKKSVDDLQSDVELKATEILSLKTRVEEMDVIKEQVFSSDLIQDADEEFKLVLASQDSQESLGNMLESSFKSVIEMPGNEDNLLDANLLEEQKIRIAELESLLEDQKNELLRQEKLLEDKSMELKITIESYSDKINELQVANDKLKDQLSGMQSEKTLSEGEKTAMQLLLKEKEQELQELLKIKNQLAFTSSQNEELEKITTDLRKQLNEKLLELEEKERYDYESEIKNIKEYTANLQNLYRDVQIENDNLKQQLDKVNVSLKIDTDKTSQDAGAFENSPDSSVSPLEKTWTGDHQINDSKNNSRISEVKQLKAPKPLIEFTPEIKISKNATQDEAEISSIFANGSYFDNLNISSTQSDSNFTDSNFSQNYSSLGYSVNMTTLEVKSDIEDSQNNLNATDFELINNLNEKSAKECENIVRKLLKIKNTLVEDNDKLKNSLQAKANEFDAINRDMADFKSGMESLKETIDALNSENEETSTKLEASNHALTEMELKYNQMKNELEAEIQRLINEKKSMENIIKNNEDKIKDLMADNLELTNDLTDKVEELGRIQEMKALQFDHECKYRDQFNYYVQRLEILEKENIDLSNKHMELIDEYETVKDAYDNLRANSQAGELDSNKLPSPDKNLSVQSPNARARRSCSPSPSLDKSIHDILEQYDENESLVQRVRELESQVDELKCLNKKLTNMKLTSCKNCAHLAELNECRRTMKHDIKTMNQRYRELENKFKKERAEGEILTSKVKEDVDVSVFNATMNESIFEDVNVSYAEAEIQKISSELESIRGDYQKLSNLYEEKCCETDTLHNGNGVDVSPSATVSPKSSKRDGRFEKIQNDLQRYKDDLQQVNQSICSIDSKLKKFQNVKASMEKEVESLKAIKESLEDKLAGAERSAAEAQSRISELEEQISRLSQQLEQAGVDNKDLHEVTKELEYQVDDLKKTKEDYEKTIQELRSLLAEVEDKNSVLQTQVEDLKATNQEESPLKIELNKYKQDVDSFAAQVQELRNQLRSSEDSRDSLKEELELVKSTPPPERQQIDLLTTTIDEYKQKVESLEMSVKDLREKVDHYARENVELADKLATMQSQDLNVTDNKMEVCDESFSGDKNKNNEDLEALRSRLIKEISSLKPPNELKDLDLGNKTVGDIFCIFLESLLSKEKEIVHLINRRNAQEKNKLEEEKKELIDAEKRVSLWAKELETDNERLQTDLTKHETKINLLQNQISKLESSLMDSEHEKQLMNEKMTVMETDFNTLQQDYDKIAQTGSTSSSQEREKIIQEALEVQDADHQRKLKEQEQKYYDKLRELENALECCRAKNSDLAKSLEGLEVNDQQWKNIIDMKTAELNKANSTIQRLQTELANLMELYNHTKEDNQSKSSKIEEITELLKIKCDKMSEYKTQLETIGPDYELLKQQALERKVRLEEYKSEVDSLREQNSKEVTSLKDKLDAEQIMSAGLTKQLAEVTNRCTANQMALDQLKVKYEELEQENERLVRKVRNSTSKVTVSREMEMMKDENRKLYNDLEGASNRIKDLQSSKTQLMTEYVELRGKYELTCQERNHLQMTLDTYKATVNSSETFELRSKYDELIMEKNLVALELEEKRSTVGQYEKKINELMTRNQELIKKNKELDEEMDDMLGKINEMDEENTVLQDKIYQMENEKPQSNAESGIDISNELEALRKSVEMLKQENVDLKLKLNSKCDGVDSISSRTSSPTLANVSRQRRRSELYNQNRPLELADELVDDPLDSQCERLKKTIQDLEATLVLRNAKITALSMQLQAGFFPYEQRINEYEEVLEAYKKQNDTLRDKLRGQLQAKCERCTKWKSNHRELGVQTDAEIVTEKKNPSKWMDGTRIGIGIVSESLIETRTIAKLKAEKAKLHEILQKRIEKSQEYKVYIKQLENQLEIRKPNIPDKTNKNGASKENIHVNVLGQSQLIPHRFWYE, encoded by the exons ATGTCGGATAATATTAAAGTTGCAATTAAAGTCCGTCCGTTGATAAAACGCGAGAAAGATGACCGACTTGCCGAGCAATGGATCAcggaaaataattgtatccaGCAAATAGACCCGGAATCAAACAGAAGAGCCGATGCCAGGTTTCACTTtg attacaTTTTTGGAACGAAAGCGAGCAATCAAGATGTTTTCGACCAGACGGTGAAGCCAATTGTCGAAGCGGCAATGAATGGCTTCAACGGGACGATATTCGCTTATGGGCAAACCGGCTCGGGTAAAACTTACACGATGATGGGTAACAAAGAAGAACCTGGTGTGATTCCTCTgacagtaaattatatatttaattatattcataATGACTCTACTCGCAAATATTTACTGCAAGTGTCATACATCGAAATCTacaacgaaaaaataaatgatttattggaCAAAAACAAACAAGATTTGAAAGTGAAAGAGGATTTTCAAGGTCGTATTAACGTCGATTGTAAAGAAGAGGTTATTAATTCCCCGGAATGTGTCCTGCATGCTATGAGGAAGGGCGAGAAGGCACGTAGAATTGGTGAGACGAATATGAATGAACGCAGTAGTAGGAGTCACACTATTTTTCGTTTTACCATCGAGAGCTGCCGAGTTGACGACCCGGACGGCGCAACAACGGAAGCTCAATTGAATCTGATCGATTTGGCGGGTTCTGAGAGAGCTAGACAAACTGGTGCCACTGGTGAACGCTTCAATGAGGGCAAACACATCAACTTGTCTCTCTCAGCACTGGCTTTGGTGATAAAACAACTCAGTGAACCGGGTACCAGTTTCATAAATTACCGCGACAGTAAACTTACGAGAATTCTACAGCCATCGTTGGGAGGAAACGCTCTTACGACAATAATCTGCGCTGTTACTCCGGCTGCCATTGATGAGACCCAGTGTACACTGGACTTTGCAGTGAGGGCCAAGGGAATTAAGAACAAACCGCGAGTAAATGAAACTGTGTCGGAAAAGGCGCTGCTGAAACGTATGATGAAGCATCAAGCGATGCTGGAGGCTGAGTTAGAATCAGCTCAGACGAAGCTCGCGGAGAATGAAAAGGCTTTCCTTCTACAGCGCATTGAACTTCTGAGCAGAGCCATCGTTTCTAAGCCGATGACTGAAgaacagaaaaataaagatCGCAGAAGACGAACTTGGGCCCCTGGTAATTCGATGAGAAGTTTTACGAATAAAAGTTTGGATTTCGGGCTGCCGACTATCACTGAATTTTCATCTAATTCACATCAAATGAGCCATGGAATTCATGATCAGAGTATTAATCACATTGATTTGAACAACCAAT CATTTCACACAATATACCCTGATTTTGAACTCCAACTCATCAAGGACCAGAATGAGAAGAACAGATTTTCAACAGTGAGCGATGATGGTGAAGTCTTGCCAACTGTTACCATCCgcgatcaaaattttgaagacGACGACAAAACTCCCGAGCCATCgccggaaaaaaaatgtgaatgtATCAG gtCGCCTTCGACACCAAAAGTTGAACTACGTCAGCGGTTGGAGATGCTGAAGTCGGAGTACCATACGTTGCGTGAATTTTCGACGTTGGAGAAACAGCTGTTTCAAGAAGACGGACTCGCTGCGATGAct CAATCAAAATATGAACGTGAGTTGGAGTTTGTCAAAAAAAGTCTGCAAGACACTGAGCAAGTGTGCATggatttaagaaaaaattattcagaattACAAAGCGAGCATGCGATTCTTTCAAAAGATCATCAAAGAGTCCAGCAAGAATGTCAGCTACTtcgtgaagaaaaaaaatcattagaaACTTTGCGTGATAATTATCCATCAGTTGAAGCTGAAAAAAAtgagtacaaaaataaaatgaatgaagctctgagaaaattaaaaatccttgAAGACGAAGCCAATTCAAATGCTTATGAACTAGAACTTTTGAAGATTAAGCATAAGAAGCGCGAAAAAGAACTTGAAGAATCATTGAATCTCGCTTGGAAAGATTTCATTGATCCTAGtgagaaacaaaaattaactGACGTCGTTTACCTGCAATCAGTCGTCAATGATTTGACTGCGAAACTCGAGGGTCAGTTGCCGTCATCGCCTGCCATTTCTGCTAATGATGAATTGACTTCTAGATTAATGGAAATGGAAAGTCAACTGCAGCGGTCTGctgaagaaaaacaaaatttggcAGATCAGCTGGAGGAATTCTCCCGTCAGTTGACAGAATTGTCTGAGGCCAAGATCATCTCAGGTAATGAACAGGACTCATTGATCGCTGATTACGAAAAACGTATCCAAGAACATCTTGAATGTATTGCGAGACTGGAAGGAACGATTGCCAGTAAAGCAGCAGAGAATGAAGACTTGGTCAGCAAAAATTATGAGTTGACTTGCAAGCTAACGGAGGcgatggaaaaaataaaaaataatgaaaatgctATTGACGAAATGAAGAAATCTGTTGATGATTTACAATCTGACGTTGAGTTGAAGGCTACGGAAATTTTATCACTCAAGACTCGGGTTGAAGAGATGGATGTTATTAAAGAGCAGGTATTTTCATCAGATTTGATCCAAGATGCTGATGAAGAGTTCAAATTGGTGTTGGCTAGCCAGGACTCGCAAGAAAGTCTCGGTAATATGCTAGAGAGTTCATTTAAATCAGTCATCGAGATGCCTGGTAATGAAGATAATTTACTAGATGCCAATTTATTAGAAGAACAAAAGATCAGGATCGCTGAGCTTGAGTCGCTGCTAGAAGATCAGAAGAATGAGCTGCTGAGACAGGAAAAACTTCTGGAAGACAAATCTATGGAACTGAAAATTACAATCGAGTCATATTCAGATAAAATTAACGAGCTCCAAGTGGCCAATGACAAATTGAAGGATCAACTGTCTGGGATGCAGAGTGAAAAGACTCTGAGCGAAGGTGAGAAAACCGCGATGCAGCTGCTGCTTAAAGAAAAAGAACAGGAGCTGCAGgaattgttgaaaataaagaaCCAGTTGGCGTTCACTTCATCCCAGAATGAAGAGCTGGAGAAAATAACAACCGATCTTCGCAAGCAGctcaatgaaaaattactgGAGCTTGAAGAGAAAGAACGCTACGATTATgagagtgaaataaaaaacatcaaaGAGTACACTGCGAATTTGCAGAATTTGTACAGAGACGTGCAGATTGAGAATGATAATTTGAAGCAGCAGCTTGATAAAGTCAATGTGTCTTTGAAGATTGATACTGACAAGACGTCTCAAGATGCTGGTGCATTTGAAAACTCTCCCGACTCATCTGTAAGTCCTTTGGAAAAAACTTGGACTGGCGACCACCAAATTAAtgattctaaaaataattctagaATTTCAGAAGTAAAACAACTTAAAGCTCCGAAACCACTCATTGAATTCACACcagaaatcaaaatttcaaagaacGCGACGCAAGATGAAGCTGAAATCAGCAGTATCTTTGCCAACGGCAGTTAtttcgataatttaaatatatcaagtACCCAAAGTGATtcaaatttcactgattcaaattTCTcgcaaaattattcaagtctTGGCTACTCTGTCAACATGACAACACTTGAAGTAAAATCAGATATTGAAGACTcgcaaaataatttgaatgccACTGATTTTGagttgattaataatttgaatgaaaaaagtgCCAAAGAGTGTGAGAATATTGTAcgcaaattattgaaaattaaaaatactcttGTAGaagataatgataaattaaaaaatagtttacaaGCTAAAGCTAATGAATTTGACGCCATAAATCGTGATATGGCTGATTTTAAATCGGGGATGGAGAGTTTAAAAGAAACTATTGATGCGCTTAATAGCGAGAATGAGGAGACCAGTACTAAATTAGAAGCATCAAACCACGCGCTCACTGAAAtggaattaaaatataatcagATGAAAAATGAACTCGAAGCTGAAATCCAGAGActgataaatgaaaaaaaatcgatggaaaatattataaaaaataacgaagataaaataaaagatttaatgGCTGACAATTTGGAATTGACTAACGACTTGACTGATAAAGTTGAAGAGTTGGGTAGAATTCAGGAGATGAAAGCTCTTCAGTTTGATCACGAGTGCAAGTATCGCGACCAGTTTAATTATTACGTTCAACGACTTGAGATACTGGAGAAAGAGAATATCGATCTGTCAAACAAACACATGGAGTTGATTGACGAGTACGAGACTGTCAAGGATGCGTACGACAATCTGAGAGCTAATTCACAGGCAGGTGAATTGGATTCCAATAAACTGCCAAGTccggataaaaatttatcggtaCAGTCTCCAAATGCCAGAGCAAGACGGAGTTGCTCACCTTCTCCGTCGCTGGATAAATCAATTCATGATATTCTAGAGCAGTACGACGAGAACGAAAGTTTAGTTCAGCGAGTCCGTGAACTAGAGAGTCAAGTTGATGAATTAAAAtgtctaaataaaaaactaacgAATATGAAGTTGACCTCTTGTAAAAACTGTGCTCATCTAGCGGAACTTAATGAGTGTCGTCGTACTATGAAACATGATATTAAAACAATGAACCAACGTTACCGTgaattggaaaataaattcaagaaAGAACGCGCTGAAGGTGAAATACTCACGAGTAAAGTCAAAGAGGACGTTGATGTCAGTGTATTTAACGCCACCATGAACGAAAGTATCTTTGAAGACGTCAATGTCTCTTATGCTGAAGCTGAGATACAGAAAATATCATCGGAACTGGAGAGCATACGCGGAGATTATCAGAAATTGTCtaatttatatgaagaaaAATGCTGCGAGACCGACACACTTCACAATGGGAATGGAGTCGACGTCTCTCCGTCGGCTACCGTGTCACCTAAGTCAAGCAAACGTGACGGgaggtttgaaaaaattcaaaatgatcTTCAGCGTTACAAAGATGACCTCCAGCAAGTAAATCAGAGTATTTGTAGTATTGACAGCAAATTGAAAAAGTTCCAGAATGTGAAAGCGAGTATGGAGAAAGAAGTTGAGTCTCTGAAGGCAATCAAAGAATCGCTGGAAGATAAACTTGCGGGAGCTGAAAGATCTGCCGCGGAAGCTCAGTCTCGTATTAGTGAACTTGAAGAGCAAATCAGTAGACTGAGTCAGCAGTTAGAGCAAGCGGGGGTTGACAACAAGGATCTTCATGAAGTGACAAAAGAGTTGGAGTATCAAGTTGATGATCTGAAGAAAACGAAAGAAGATTACGAAAAGACCATTCAGGAATTGCGTTCACTGCTTGCAGAAGTCGAAGACaaaaattctgttttgcagactCAAGTTGAAGACTTGAAAGCTACCAATCAAGAGGAATCGCCTTTGAAAATtgagttgaataaatataagcaAGATGTCGACAGCTTTGCAGCTCAGGTCCAGGAACTCAGGAACCAGCTGAGAAGTTCTGAAGACTCGAGGGATTCGTTGAAGGAAGAGCTAGAGCTCGTAAAATCTACGCCTCCACCTGAACGCCAgcaaattgatttattgactACGACTATTGATGAGTACAAACAGAAAGTCGAGTCACTGGAGATGTCTGTCAAAGATTTGCGTGAGAAAGTCGATCACTATGCCAGAGAAAACGTCGAGCTCGCTGACAAACTTGCGACGATGCAATCCCAGGACTTGAATGTCACTGATAATAAAATGGAAGTTTGTGATGAAAGTTTCAGTggagacaaaaataaaaataatgaagactTGGAAGCTTTAAGGTCACGATTGATAAAAGAAATATCATCTTTGAAGCCGCCCAATGAACTTAAGGATCTTGATCTTGGTAACAAAACAGTTGGTGACATATTTTGTATATTCCTCGAGTCATTGCTGTCAAAGGAAAAAGAAATAGTTCACCTGATAAACCGACGCAATgctcaagaaaaaaataaacttgaaGAAGAGAAAAAAGAACTGATTGACGCTGAAAAACGTGTGAGTTTATGGGCCAAGGAGCTGGAAACTGACAACGAAAGACTGCAAACTGACTTGACTAAACACGAGACCAAGATAAATTTACTGCAGAACCAGATTTCTAAACTCGAGAGCTCGCTGATGGATAGCGAGCATGAAAAGCAATTGATGAACGAAAAGATGACCGTTATGGAGACAGATTTTAATACTCTTCAACAAGATTATGATAAAATAGCGCAAACTGGGTCTACAAGCAGCTCCCAAGAAcgtgaaaaaataatccaaGAAGCTCTTGAGGTTCAAGATGCTGACCATCAAAGGAAACTGAAAGAACAGGAACAAAAGTATTATGATAAACTCAGGGAACTGGAGAACGCGCTCGAGTGCTGCAGAGCCAAGAACTCGGATCTTGCTAAGAGTCTAGAAGGACTGGAAGTTAATGACCAGCAGTGGAAGAACATCATTGATATGAAGACCGCAGAGCTGAACAAAGCCAACTCGACGATCCAGAGATTGCAAACAGAACTGGCCAATCTTATGGAACTTTACAATCATACGAAGGAGGACAATCAGAGTAAGAGCAGCAAGATTGAAGAAATAACCGagttgttgaaaataaaatgtgatAAAATGTCCGAGTACAAGACTCAGCTGGAGACCATTGGTCCTGATTATGAGCTGCTGAAGCAGCAGGCCCTCGAAAGGAAAGTCAGGCTCGAAGAGTACAAGAGTGAAGTGGACAGTTTGAGAGAGCAGAATAGCAAGGAGGTCACTTCGCTGAAAGACAAGTTAGATGCTGAGCAGATAATGTCCGCAGGACTGACCAAGCAGCTGGCGGAAGTCACAAACAGGTGTACTGCGAATCAAATGGCGCTGGATCAGTTGAAAGTCAAGTACGAGGAGTTGGAGCAGGAAAATGAACGTCTTGTTAGGAAGGTGAGGAACAGCACGAGCAAGGTGACTGTCAGTCGGGAAATGGAGATGATGAAAGATGAAAATAGAAAACTGTATAATGATCTTGAAGGAGCCAGCAATCGTATAAAAGATTTACAGAGTAGCAAAACTCAGTTGATGACTGAGTATGTTGAGTTGAGAGGAAAGTATGAACTCACGTGTCAAGAAAGGAATCACTTGCAAATGACACTGGATACTTACAAAGCTACAGTTAATTCCTCGGAGACTTTTGAGTTGCGCAGTAAATATGACGAGTTGattatggaaaaaaatcttgttgCTCTGGAGCTTGAAGAGAAACGATCGACAGTCGGGcagtatgagaaaaaaattaacgaacTGATGACTAGGAACCAAGAGCTGATAAAGAAGAATAAGGAATTGGACGAAGAGATGGACGACATGTTGGGTAAAATAAATGAGATGGATGAAGAGAACACTGTGCTGCAGGATAAAATCTATCAGATGGAGAACGAGAAGCCTCAGAGTAATGCAGAGTCGGGGATTGACATCAGTAATGAGCTGGAGGCGCTAAGAAAATCTGTTGAGATGCTGAAGCAGGAGAATGTGGATCTCAAATTAAAGTTGAACAGCAAATGTGATGGAGTTGACAGCATTAGTTCCAGGACATCCAGTCCTACATTGGCCAACGTTTCGCGTCAGCGCAGAAGAAGTGAATTGTACAATCAGAATCGCCCGTTGGAACTGGCCGATGAGTTGGTTGATGATCCACTTGACAGCCAATGTGAACGTTTGAAGAAGACAATCCAAGATCTTGAGGCAACTTTGGTCTtgagaaatgctaaaatcacGGCACTTTCGATGCAACTCCAAGCTGGATTCTTCCCGTACGAACAAAGGATCAATGAGTACGAAGAAGTTCTCGAAgcatataaaaaacaaaatgatacTCTGAGGGATAAATTGAGAGGACAATTGCAAGCCAAGTGTGAGAGATGCACCAAATGGAAGAGTAATCACCGAGAACTGGGGGTTCAAACCGACGCTGAAATCGTTACTGAGAAGAAAAATCCTAGCAAGTGGATGGATGGTACCAGGATCGGGATCGGAATAGTCTCG GAGTCTTTAATAGAAACGAGGACGATCGCAAAACTAAAAGCCGAGAAAGCTAAGCTCCATGAAATTCTACAAAAACGTATTGAAAAATCACAAGAGTACAAGGTGTACATTAAGCAGTTAGAAAATCAGCTAGAGATTCGTAAACCAAACATTCcagataaaacaaataaaaa cggCGCCAGTAAGGAAAATATTCACGTCAACGTTTTGGGACAGTCGCAATTGATACCGCATCGATTCTGGTACGAATAA